In Nostoc edaphicum CCNP1411, the sequence ATTTGACTAGAGATTAAAACCTGTGGTGGCGCAAGTTGATCGAGCGATCGCGCTCTCTTGTAATGATATGATTCTGATAGAGCCTGATCTAGTTGTTTAGCAATAATTTCCGGGGTTTCTTTTGCCGAATCTAATAATAAAATATAGTGTGGAGGATCGGCAATGGGCATCAAACTTTTAAAATTAGTTTCTTGCAAGTTCAAGAGAGTCAGAGCATTATTTACAAAGGTTTCTTGCAATTTTTCGCCCACCAAATCGCTAATAGCTTGATGTCGTCCGAGAAATTTTAAACAAGGAGTTTGGCGGTAATAATGAGTTACGCGGATGCGATCGCCAATTCGATAACGATACAATCCCCCTTTCTGCGATAAAATAATCGTGTATTCCTTGTCAATACTGAGTTCATGTAAGCCATGCAAGGAATCAGTCTCATCCTCGAACTCGAAGAAAACTTCATCAAGAATCGGCACACATCCCCCAGCGACAATCAAGGGAATCGTTATTGGGGCTTCCGTTGCTAGTAATCCTTTACCTTGAATTAATACGCCTGGAAATTTTAATCTTAATCCTTGCGCTTGATCTGCTGCATTGGCACTATCCCAGCAAGAAATCAGCTTCAAATTTGGCCAGAGTTCCATCCAGGGAATATTACTTTCGCTCAGGAGTTGCAAGCGATGATGTGAAATTTGATTATGTAATTCTTCTCGCAATAAATCCTGATTTTCTTGAATATATTTTAAATGTACTTGTAGAAAGCTAGGACTCCAAATAGAAATAATTTCTAGTTTTTCAGCCTCTAATAATGCCAAAGCAAGTTGATGTTTAAACAAATTCGCATCATGCAGCCGATTAAGTTTATTTGGCATCACCAACCAAGGACGTAAAAACCAACGCAACCACCCATCTAAGTAATCTAAATCATCCTGTAAAGTTTGGCTATCAGCTACATTTAATTGCGGCGAGATACAAGCATAAATCTTGCCTGTAGAAAATTTCGGGCCATGTACAATCAAATCGTGCGCCCATACACAAAACATTTGATTAAACGATCGCCGCAAAGATTGAGTATAAGGAATCAATTTCACCGCCCCACTACTACCAGAGGTTTTTTCATAGAATAAAATGGGTTCTGGTGTGAGATAAATTTGCTGCTGTTTGTGATTTAAGTAAGGTTCGAGTGCATCATAATCTACAATTGGCACACGCTGCCAATCATCTACAGAATGAATTCCCAAAGTTTTACCATACTCACTCTTGATTAAGCGATCGCAAATTTCCTTCTGTAAAGATGTCTGCATTAACTCTGGGTTATCCAAAGCTTGATGAAATCGCTTCGCAGTTGGCGCAAGGATTTGCCCAAAAAGCTGAATAATCGGACGCATTATTGCACCTTTTGATTAGGATAAAGCTTGGTAGCTGCTGGTACATAAGAACCATCACCAATTACTACACCAGCAGCAAGATTAGATCCAGCACCGACAAAAACATTGCTGCCAATCTTGACTTTTTTGACATACAACATTAAATTTTGCTTGCGGGGTTTAATGATGTGGCAATAGATACCGACACCATGCCCGATAACGACGCGATCGCCAATTTCTAATAAACTGCGATCGGCAATCTCCAATCTTGTTGTCCAGTATACATCTCGCCCCACTTTAGCACCCCACAATCGCAACCAACAGGAAAACACCCCCGGAATCAATCGCAGCACTGCTTCCAACACCGGAATTGCAATATAAATTACCTGGATTTGATGACTACCCCACCAGGGACTATATTCTTCACCTAGTAGATAACTAATCCCCTCCCGCACAGGATAAACCCATTCATGCAAGCGATAAACTAACACTGGTAGCCCATAAATAGAAAGGAACACCGCCAGAATGCTGAAGATGTTGGGTGAATAGGCGAGATAGACTATTGCTGCTCCAGTTAGCAATAATATAAAGGTGGGAAAAAACGAAAGAATTTTACTTATAACTGTCATTAAAAAGGAAATAAAAGTTTTTGGAACAAGTTCAATGAGCTAGGAATTCCGATTATAGATGGTAATTTTTTGCTTTCATAGTATGTTCCATGTAACTTATCCCAAAGTTTCAAATTAGCACCATAGTTATAATTTTCGCGGCAATGATGCCAAGCATGATCCTGTGGTAAGATTAACCAAGAAGATAAAAATTGATATAGCCTAGTATTTGCAGGAATTATCAAGCTGCTATGTCGCCATAAATCTAAGGCAGAAGTTAGACTGACTCCAAGTAAATAACCTGTTGGATCGGTTAACAGATATAACAATAAAGTGTGTATCCATAAATAAACAATTAACAAACTTGTCCAAAGTGTGTTGCGAGAAGTTCCTAATACATCCATCTGAGTAACAGTATGATGGACTTGATGAACTTTCCACAAGAATTTAGTATGTAATAAACGATGATTCCAATAATATAAATAATCAACCACAACAAAACTGACAATAAAAGCTGGAATTAATGATATTTTAACATCTCCTTGTTGAGTGGGTAGTAAATATTGATAAAGCCAATAAACTAAAGTAGCTTGTAGTAAGGGAATCAAAATTCCTTGAATCGTTAATCCTGTAGCATCTATTACCCAATCTTCACGACTTTTAACTTTAAGTTGAGTTCGTCCAATCTGATTGTTAATAGTCCAACCAACTAATCCGATAAAAGAGCTAAAAATTAGTAGTTGTGAAAAGTTTTGTATTTCCACTTCTGATTACTCACACTGATTTTAAACATGGGTTTTACCCCACCCTAACCCTCCCCTTATAAAGCTACGGTGTACACACAAGTGTTGGTGCAGTGTATCTATCCCGCCTCGGAATAAATTCCGAGTCTCATAGCGAAAGTCCTCTAAAAGAGGACTAAACAAGAAATTTAGTTCAGTCCACTTGAGTGGACTTTAGCTATCAGCCCGGAACTTTAGTTCTGGGCATAATATTTGCTCAGTGTGCGACTTTCACTTGAACAGAAATATTGGGTAGGTAGGATTTTTAGAGATGTATGTACACTGTAGCCTTTACAAGGGGGGATTAAGGGGGGTAATTACAAATTATTTTCAAACCCAAAATGTAACTTTTACTGATTGATTTGGCAATAAACGCGGATCTTCTCCACGAGATATAGCTGCCATAATTGACTCGACAAATATATGAATTGTGTCCGCAGGCGTATTATAAAATTGTGTGCCGTATTTAGCGATCGCTTCCCCCTGAATACCCAAAATTTCCACGTCTTGGCGGATAATGTGTTGGGCAGTCCACCGCACAAAAGGACGTGCTAATTTATTCCAAATACCATAGTTATAGGTGACATCGGTGTAAACCAGAGTTGAATTATCGGTTTCTGGAATAGATTGACTGGTAATGAACAAATGCCGATTATGTGCCATCTTATACTCTACAGAAGTAATATTTGGCATATAAAAGCGATCGCTATGTTTAATCTCTGCACCCTGCAAATTGAGAAAACGGCTGTACCATCCCAAATTATTGTTTTCGTTGCGATACTCCACCAAAACCGAACCATTGCAGCGTTCTACAGTCATCTCTAACTTTTGTTGGCGGGAAGTACGGAAAACACCAGGATGAACAAAAGCCGTATGGGGAATATCAATAAAGTTCTCTGCACAATTAGTAACATTGTTAGCAAAACGGTTAATTACCCGCACCGTCTCCCATCCTATTTGTCCGTAGTGAGGCATAGAAAAGGGTTCAAAATCAACGCTTGGGGTATCGGCTAACCGCACATAAACATAGCCATCCTGTTCTTTGGTAGCGTAACACTTGGCTCGACGTTGTGGGGAAGACTTAAAATCATCTCCTTCGGCTGGAATAGCAATCACGTTTCCAACCCCGTCATATACCCAACCATGATAGGGACATTGTAAAGTACCGTTACAGATTTTACCTGATGATAAACGGCTATTGCGGTGTAAACAGCGATCGCGCAAAGCTACGGGTTGTCCATCTTCACTACGAAATATCGCTAACCATTCTCCTAAAACGGTGCGTGATAATACCTTGTTAGGTTGTAACTGTTCGCTGAGTGCGACAATGTACCAGAAATCTGCAAATTGCATGGTGTGCTGGAAAGTATTGAGATTGGAAAAAGTACAAAAATACGATGCGTATATGCAGTTCAAAATTTTGTAAAATCATACCCTCTAAATACTGCATAGCAATTATTTTAGGAACAAGTGGAAATTATGGGATGTACTTTTAAGATCCCTCCACTCTCAGAATATGCGGCCGCATTTGAGGGTAGGTCACTAGTACCGCAAGGCGGAATTAAAAATTAAAAATTAAAAATGAATACAGCATAAGGGTTTCGTTGATTTGGAATGATTGGTTTATTTCCGCCGTGCTGTACTAGACACTTATCCCCCTTGAAGTGATGGAGGATAGGGAAATCGCGCTGTGTCGTTCAGGTTTACTCTGAACGCTAAACTTGACGAATCTAACAAATTATCAAGAAAGGCAGAGGGCAGTCCCAAAACCTTTTATTTTACCAATAAGCGCATAAAAATGTGAGAAAATTGACTTCGTAATTCATGCCAAATTTTGAATTGATCAAAGTCAATTTTATGAAAAAGAACTATGTTCTCCTGACATACGCCTTATTGATTTGCACTGCTGCGCCTCAAAAAGTTCTAGCAGATGAGGTTTGGAAAACGGAAGAATATAAAGTGGTTTATCAAGAAGATCGTAATAAAACTGCCGTGTGGCGTTATGGTAGAGATGGAGTAATCTTCATTGATGGTTTAGCAGGAGTGTTTAATAACCGAGGTTCATACAATGGCTACTGGGTACAAAAGTCTTCATCGGTACGTTGCGATACCTATAGAGAAGGGGCAGATGGTAAACCTACCTATCATTGGGGCAGATTTAAAGTCACTTTCATTGATTCAAAATTCCCCTCCCGTTGGAAAGCTGATATTAGCCTTTGCGATCGCAATCCTGTGATGACTTTAAACGGTACACCTGTTACACAGTAATCATTAAGCTAAAACACTTTCAACTGTTTGGTAGCTCTAAACACTTATGGCAAATAACGTTGATAATGTTTCCAACCTGTTTATTGAGCGATCGCATCCTCCGGTAAAATCACCGTTAGTCCATTCGGCTTGTTCTGGCCTGATCCCATTTTTGCAAGAAACTTGTTAATCGACACGCCTGCGGTTGCTGTCAACTGAGTTTCCTGAAAAATTGCAGTTTTGATGTGTCTTGCAATAGTAGAAGCGTAGGTAATGTTTTGCCTATTCTCACTAACGTCCAAATATACTTCATCTAGTGCAACTCCTTCCACCAAGTCAGTATAGCGTTTGAATATGGCGTGGATTGAAGTGGAAATATCTCGGTAAACGTCGAATCTCGGTCTAACAAATATCAGTTGAATTCGCAGTAATTCAGATGTGAGAATTACCTCGGTTTTATTCTTGTTTTTACTCCCCTTTGGTCGTCCACGCACACGTTTCTCTTTCTGCTTTATTTCTTTGGTTGGTGACGGGCTACTTTTTTCTATATCGCTCTTTATGACCTGTTCTATCTGTATTGGGAACGAGTGCCTTTGCTCCACACTTACTAATGATAATGTAAAAAAAGATAGCCCTGACATAGGTTTGCCGACTAGGCTAGAAAAAAATCTATCCAGCCCATAAGTTTGTTTAGACATCTCCGAAAATGAATGTAGAGACGTAGCAGTGCTACGTCTCTACAAGGGTTCTGGATATCGCATATTTA encodes:
- a CDS encoding GH3 family domain-containing protein, with protein sequence MRPIIQLFGQILAPTAKRFHQALDNPELMQTSLQKEICDRLIKSEYGKTLGIHSVDDWQRVPIVDYDALEPYLNHKQQQIYLTPEPILFYEKTSGSSGAVKLIPYTQSLRRSFNQMFCVWAHDLIVHGPKFSTGKIYACISPQLNVADSQTLQDDLDYLDGWLRWFLRPWLVMPNKLNRLHDANLFKHQLALALLEAEKLEIISIWSPSFLQVHLKYIQENQDLLREELHNQISHHRLQLLSESNIPWMELWPNLKLISCWDSANAADQAQGLRLKFPGVLIQGKGLLATEAPITIPLIVAGGCVPILDEVFFEFEDETDSLHGLHELSIDKEYTIILSQKGGLYRYRIGDRIRVTHYYRQTPCLKFLGRHQAISDLVGEKLQETFVNNALTLLNLQETNFKSLMPIADPPHYILLLDSAKETPEIIAKQLDQALSESYHYKRARSLDQLAPPQVLISSQIPEVLVSHRIRTGSIWGGIKHPILATSPISTELLQELNSGLEIAD
- a CDS encoding DapH/DapD/GlmU-related protein → MTVISKILSFFPTFILLLTGAAIVYLAYSPNIFSILAVFLSIYGLPVLVYRLHEWVYPVREGISYLLGEEYSPWWGSHQIQVIYIAIPVLEAVLRLIPGVFSCWLRLWGAKVGRDVYWTTRLEIADRSLLEIGDRVVIGHGVGIYCHIIKPRKQNLMLYVKKVKIGSNVFVGAGSNLAAGVVIGDGSYVPAATKLYPNQKVQ
- a CDS encoding sterol desaturase family protein, with protein sequence MEIQNFSQLLIFSSFIGLVGWTINNQIGRTQLKVKSREDWVIDATGLTIQGILIPLLQATLVYWLYQYLLPTQQGDVKISLIPAFIVSFVVVDYLYYWNHRLLHTKFLWKVHQVHHTVTQMDVLGTSRNTLWTSLLIVYLWIHTLLLYLLTDPTGYLLGVSLTSALDLWRHSSLIIPANTRLYQFLSSWLILPQDHAWHHCRENYNYGANLKLWDKLHGTYYESKKLPSIIGIPSSLNLFQKLLFPF
- a CDS encoding aromatic ring-hydroxylating oxygenase subunit alpha — encoded protein: MQFADFWYIVALSEQLQPNKVLSRTVLGEWLAIFRSEDGQPVALRDRCLHRNSRLSSGKICNGTLQCPYHGWVYDGVGNVIAIPAEGDDFKSSPQRRAKCYATKEQDGYVYVRLADTPSVDFEPFSMPHYGQIGWETVRVINRFANNVTNCAENFIDIPHTAFVHPGVFRTSRQQKLEMTVERCNGSVLVEYRNENNNLGWYSRFLNLQGAEIKHSDRFYMPNITSVEYKMAHNRHLFITSQSIPETDNSTLVYTDVTYNYGIWNKLARPFVRWTAQHIIRQDVEILGIQGEAIAKYGTQFYNTPADTIHIFVESIMAAISRGEDPRLLPNQSVKVTFWV